The following coding sequences lie in one Musa acuminata AAA Group cultivar baxijiao chromosome BXJ1-8, Cavendish_Baxijiao_AAA, whole genome shotgun sequence genomic window:
- the LOC103995800 gene encoding uncharacterized protein LOC103995800 isoform X4, whose amino-acid sequence MARSKQKKVRRNLTRGKSESLAPIPKACIGRIECKGRHRTKGEREPSFLRRSVLLGVRYTKTSAFRYIVSPLGGIDDVINRGSFPFRSRRRNRSRSPGKGTAGKGERKTCDERCSCVRASVLRRPRGRAAEAAQKRQEQFDKSAAGRAARAQIAATKKSIEPSKGEPVLKWQMG is encoded by the exons ATGGCACGCTCGAAGCAAAAGAAGGTGAGGAGGAACCTCACGAGAGGGAAGAGCGAGAGCCTGGCGCCGATACCTAAGGCTTGCATTGGAAGAATAGAGTGCAAGGGGCGGCACCGCACGAAGGGGGAGAGGGAACCATCGTTCCTTAGACGTTCCGTGCTGCTG GGGGTTCGGTATACGAAAACGTCTGCCTTCCGATATATCGTTTCTCCCCTCGGCGGTATCGACGACGTCATAAACCGCGGTTCGTTCCCCTTTCGTAGTCGCAGGAGAAACAGAAGCAGATCCCCGGGAAAGGGGACGGCGGGGAAGGGCGAGAGGAAGACGTGCGACGAGCGATGCAGCTGTGTTCGTGCTTCGGTCCTTCGAAGGCCGAGAGGCAGAGCCGCCGAAGCCGCTCAGAAGAG GCAGGAGCAATTTGACAAGTCGGCCGCCGGGAGGGCAGCCCGAGCGCAGATAGCGGCAACAAAGAAATCCATCGAGCCGAGCAAAGGAGAACCTGTTCTCAAG TGGCAGATGGGATGA
- the LOC103995800 gene encoding uncharacterized protein LOC103995800 isoform X3 produces MARSKQKKVRRNLTRGKSESLAPIPKACIGRIECKGRHRTKGEREPSFLRRSVLLGVRYTKTSAFRYIVSPLGGIDDVINRGSFPFRSRRRNRSRSPGKGTAGKGERKTCDERCSCVRASVLRRPRGRAAEAAQKRQEQFDKSAAGRAARAQIAATKKSIEPSKGEPVLKINYCFSFP; encoded by the exons ATGGCACGCTCGAAGCAAAAGAAGGTGAGGAGGAACCTCACGAGAGGGAAGAGCGAGAGCCTGGCGCCGATACCTAAGGCTTGCATTGGAAGAATAGAGTGCAAGGGGCGGCACCGCACGAAGGGGGAGAGGGAACCATCGTTCCTTAGACGTTCCGTGCTGCTG GGGGTTCGGTATACGAAAACGTCTGCCTTCCGATATATCGTTTCTCCCCTCGGCGGTATCGACGACGTCATAAACCGCGGTTCGTTCCCCTTTCGTAGTCGCAGGAGAAACAGAAGCAGATCCCCGGGAAAGGGGACGGCGGGGAAGGGCGAGAGGAAGACGTGCGACGAGCGATGCAGCTGTGTTCGTGCTTCGGTCCTTCGAAGGCCGAGAGGCAGAGCCGCCGAAGCCGCTCAGAAGAG GCAGGAGCAATTTGACAAGTCGGCCGCCGGGAGGGCAGCCCGAGCGCAGATAGCGGCAACAAAGAAATCCATCGAGCCGAGCAAAGGAGAACCTGTTCTCAAG ATCAACTATTGCTTCAGCTTCCCTTAA
- the LOC103995800 gene encoding uncharacterized protein LOC103995800 isoform X2: MARSKQKKVRRNLTRGKSESLAPIPKACIGRIECKGRHRTKGEREPSFLRRSVLLGVRYTKTSAFRYIVSPLGGIDDVINRGSFPFRSRRRNRSRSPGKGTAGKGERKTCDERCSCVRASVLRRPRGRAAEAAQKRQEQFDKSAAGRAARAQIAATKKSIEPSKGEPVLKGVVVAVADGMITLFLWIINSKVINYCFSFP; this comes from the exons ATGGCACGCTCGAAGCAAAAGAAGGTGAGGAGGAACCTCACGAGAGGGAAGAGCGAGAGCCTGGCGCCGATACCTAAGGCTTGCATTGGAAGAATAGAGTGCAAGGGGCGGCACCGCACGAAGGGGGAGAGGGAACCATCGTTCCTTAGACGTTCCGTGCTGCTG GGGGTTCGGTATACGAAAACGTCTGCCTTCCGATATATCGTTTCTCCCCTCGGCGGTATCGACGACGTCATAAACCGCGGTTCGTTCCCCTTTCGTAGTCGCAGGAGAAACAGAAGCAGATCCCCGGGAAAGGGGACGGCGGGGAAGGGCGAGAGGAAGACGTGCGACGAGCGATGCAGCTGTGTTCGTGCTTCGGTCCTTCGAAGGCCGAGAGGCAGAGCCGCCGAAGCCGCTCAGAAGAG GCAGGAGCAATTTGACAAGTCGGCCGCCGGGAGGGCAGCCCGAGCGCAGATAGCGGCAACAAAGAAATCCATCGAGCCGAGCAAAGGAGAACCTGTTCTCAAG GGCGTCGTGGTTGCAGTGGCAGATGGGATGATTACTCTCTTTTTGTGGATAATTAACAGCAAAGTC ATCAACTATTGCTTCAGCTTCCCTTAA
- the LOC103995800 gene encoding uncharacterized protein LOC103995800 isoform X1: MARSKQKKVRRNLTRGKSESLAPIPKACIGRIECKGRHRTKGEREPSFLRRSVLLGVRYTKTSAFRYIVSPLGGIDDVINRGSFPFRSRRRNRSRSPGKGTAGKGERKTCDERCSCVRASVLRRPRGRAAEAAQKRQEQFDKSAAGRAARAQIAATKKSIEPSKGEPVLKGVVVAVADGMITLFLWIINSKVVNQLLLQLPLSTVLPIL, translated from the exons ATGGCACGCTCGAAGCAAAAGAAGGTGAGGAGGAACCTCACGAGAGGGAAGAGCGAGAGCCTGGCGCCGATACCTAAGGCTTGCATTGGAAGAATAGAGTGCAAGGGGCGGCACCGCACGAAGGGGGAGAGGGAACCATCGTTCCTTAGACGTTCCGTGCTGCTG GGGGTTCGGTATACGAAAACGTCTGCCTTCCGATATATCGTTTCTCCCCTCGGCGGTATCGACGACGTCATAAACCGCGGTTCGTTCCCCTTTCGTAGTCGCAGGAGAAACAGAAGCAGATCCCCGGGAAAGGGGACGGCGGGGAAGGGCGAGAGGAAGACGTGCGACGAGCGATGCAGCTGTGTTCGTGCTTCGGTCCTTCGAAGGCCGAGAGGCAGAGCCGCCGAAGCCGCTCAGAAGAG GCAGGAGCAATTTGACAAGTCGGCCGCCGGGAGGGCAGCCCGAGCGCAGATAGCGGCAACAAAGAAATCCATCGAGCCGAGCAAAGGAGAACCTGTTCTCAAG GGCGTCGTGGTTGCAGTGGCAGATGGGATGATTACTCTCTTTTTGTGGATAATTAACAGCAAAGTCGTAA ATCAACTATTGCTTCAGCTTCCCTTAAGTACTGTTCTGCCGATACTATGA